The Hymenobacter chitinivorans DSM 11115 genome segment GCAGCCTGGACAATACCTTCGTCCCGGCCAGTGCCCCCACCGACCGGCGCGTGCTGCAAGTGCTGACCCAGCCCAGCGGCAAGCTGGTCGTGGTGGCCGATGTCGTGAACACCTTCGTCACCACCGTAACCCGCCTCAACGCCGATGGCAGCGCCGACAACAGCTTCTCGGTGGGCAGCGCTGCCGGCTCCGGGGCCAGCTACCAGGTACTGATGCAGCCCGACGGCAAGCTGCTAGTAAGCGGCACCTTTACCAGCTTCAACGGGCAGGCCGCCCCCTACGGTCTCGTACGCCTGACGACCGAAGGCGCCCCCGACCCCACCTACTCGGGCGTAACGAGTTATTATGTTCCGCGCCTAGTGCAGCCCGATGGCCGTCTGCTGGCTCTGCGGGACAACACGCCTTCACCCGGGGCCAACGCCGCGCTGGTGCGCCTTACTGCTGATGGCAGTCTGGATACTGGTTTCAGCCCGGTGGCCGTACCCCACTCCATTTTTACCAATGACGGTATCGTAACGGGCATCAAGCTGCAGCCCGCCGACAGCAAAATCCTGCTCTACGGCTCCTTCCGCTACGTGGCCGGGCAGGTGCGTATTGGCCTGGCCCGCCTCACCAACACCACGCTGGCCACGCGCAATGCGGTGGCTACGCAGCCGCTCACAGTCTACCCCAACCCCACCCACGAAGCCGTAACCGTGCAGCTGCCCACGGCCCTTGAGGCCCGGCCCGCCACCCTGCTCGACCTGCAGGGCCGCCCGGTACGCACCTGGACGGTGCCCGCTGGCCAGGCTGCTACTCGGCTAAGCCTGCAGGCCGTGCCCGCCGGCCTCTATTTGCTGCAAGTGCAGGACGCCGGCGGCTTGTACCAGCAGAAAGTAGTGGTTACGCCCTAAACGACGTATATAGCTTCGCTTTACCAAGCCGGTCCGTCAGCAGACGGGCCGGCTTTTTTGGTGGTGGCGCGTGGCCTCGTAAAAAGTCCGTTCTTGCCAAACTATTTAGCCGCCCCGCGCATTCTTTAGTATTCCTGCTACCTTGTTTTCATGGCCAAGCTTAAGACTCTTTATTTCTGTCAAAAATGTGGGGCCCAGTCCGCGAAATGGATTGGCCGCTGCCCGTCCTGCGGGGAGTGGAATACCTACGTGGAGGAAGTTATCCAGAAGGACGACACCCAGGCGGCTGGCTCCTGGAAGCCGCCCACGGCCAGCCCCGGCGGCAAAACGGTGAGCAAGCCCCGGCCCATCGGCGAAATTCACTACGAGGAAGAATCCCGCTTCGACACCAATGATGGGGAGCTGAACCGGGTGCTGGGCGGGGGCCTCGTGCCGGGCTCCCTGGTGCTGATTGGCGGGGAGCCGGGCATCGGCAAAAGCACGCTCATGCTCCAGATTGCCATGAGCCTGCAGCAGATGAAGGTGCTCTACATCTCGGGCGAGGAAAGTGAGCAGCAGATCAAGATGCGGGCCGAGCGGCTGGGGCCCCAGCACCCGCAGTGCTACATCCTGACCGAAACCAACACCCAGAATATCTTCAAGCAGATTGACCAGCTTCAGCCCAACGTGGTCATCGTCGACTCGATTCAGACCCTGCATTCGGGGCTGGTGGAGTCGGGGGCGGGCTCGGTGAGTCAGGTGCGGGAGTGCACGGCCGAGCTGCTCAAGTTTGCCAAGGAAACCGGCGTGCCGGTGCTCATCATCGGCCACATCACCAAGGATGGCTCCATTGCCGGCCCCAAGATCCTGGAGCACATGGTCGATACGGTTTTACAGTTTGAGGGCGACCGGCACCTGAGTTACCGCATCCTGCGCACGACCAAGAACCGCTTCGGATCAACTTCTGAGTTAGGTATTTACGAAATGCAGGGCACCGGCCTGCGCCAGGTTTCGAACCCCTCGGAGATTCTGCTCAGTCAGCGCACCGAAAGCCTGAGCGGTATGGCCATCGGGGCCACGCTGGAAGGCAACCGGCCCCTGCTGGTGGAAGTGCAGGCCCTGGTGACGCCCGCCACCTACGGCACGCCCCAGCGCTCGGCCACCGGCTTCGATGCCAAGCGCCTGAACATGCTGCTGGCCGTGCTCGAAAAGCGCAGCGGCCTGCGCCTGGGCCAGCACGACGTGTTCCTCAACATTGCCGGCGGCCTGCGCCTCGACGACCCCGCCCTGGACGTGGCCGTGTGCGCGGCGGTGGTGTCGTCCTTGAACGATTTGCCGATTCCGGGCAACGTGTGTTTGGCGGCCGAAGTGGGCCTGAGCGGGGAAATCCGGGCGGTGAGCCGGCTGGATCAGCGCCTGTCGGAGGCTGAGAAGCTGGGGTTTCGAGAAATGTACATCTCCCAGTTCAACGCCCGCGGATTAGACTTGGCCCGCTACGGAATTAGGGCTCAACCGGTAGGCCGGCTGGATGAAGTCCTAAGCGGATTATTCGGGTAAAACCTTCAAAACGTTGGCTCTGAGGGCCCGTTACGAAAAAAGCCAAAATCTGGATTGGACTTTCTCAACCCGAATGCCGTATCTTCGGTATAAGAATTGGCTTTTCCCGCGAAATCCTATGGCTGCTCGGCTTTTGTCAACGCCGCCTAGGTCAAAGCTGATTCTTCGAATGACTAGCGCTTGATACCACCTCTACCGATGGCATATTCTTTTCGCTCCTGTATACCTAGCCTGCTCGTGGGTGCGCTGCTATCCTTGCCCTTGCTGGGCCGGGCGCAGGGCACCGTGATGCTGACTGGCAAAATCAGTAATAAGACCAACGATACGGTGGCCGTGTCCGTGCGCGAAAGTCCGTTGGATCCCAAGGAGCAGATTACCTATGCCAAGGTCGACAACCGCGGGGAGTTTCGGCTGGCCGTGACCGTGAACGGTCCTACCAAGGCCGACCTGGTATACGGCGACGACGTAGCCAGCCTGTTTCTGGAACCCGGCAACGCCATGGAAATTCGCTTTAAGGGCAAAGACCTGTCCTCATCAGTGAGCTTTAAGGGCAAGGGCGCGGAGGCCAACACCTACCTGGCCGAGCTCGATGAGCGGTTCGTGGAAAACGACGGGTTCCAGGTCTTGCCCGACAATATCAACCTGTACGAAGCGCCCTTCCTGTCCTTTCTGGACTACCGGCGCAAGGAGGAAAAGAAGTTTTTCGACAACTACGCCCAGGACAACCAGCTTAGCCCCGCTTTCAAGGAGTACGCCAAAGCCGAAATCGACTACAGCTACGCCAACGACCGGCTCACCTTCCAGGATTTGCGCGAGCAAGTGGTGGCCACCGAGGGCCGGCTGAAGATGACGCCGACCTACTACGACTTCCTCAATGACAAAGCCTTGGTTAACAACCCGGCGGCGTTGCAGAACGAGCAGTACCAGGAGTTCCTGATCAACTACGTGCACCACCTGGCCGTGGCCAGCAACCACCAGCGCTCCGACCCCGACTTCTACCAGGTGTGCTACGACATGGCCAAAAACCAGCTCACCGACCCCGTGCGGGCCATAATTATGGGCCGGGTGCTGCAGGAGTCATTCCGCTTCGGGCACGTAAAGCAGTCGGCGGCCATGCTGCAGAACTACCGCAGCATCGATACCAAGAACGAGTATTACCCCGTGCTCCAGCACGACTTCGAAACCCACAAGGCCTTTGCCATTGGGGCCCCGGCCCCGGATTTTAAGCTCATTTCCTCGACCGGCGACAGTGTAAGCCTGCATAGCCTGCGCGGCAAGCTGGTGTACATCAACTTCTGGCGCACGACCAGCGGCCTGAGCCTGCGGGACCTGCCCTACGCGGCCGAGCTGGCCAAGAAGTTTGACGGCAAGCCCATCGTGTTTCTCAACGTGGCCCTCGACGAGAACGAGCCGGCCTGGAAGCAGCTGGTTATTGGTAAAAAGCTGGCGGGCACCCACGTGCGGGCTGCCGGCGGTATGCGCTCCGCCATTGCCCGGGCCTACGCCATCCAGGACGTGCCGGCGTATTTCCTGCTGGCCGAGGACGGCACGTTTCTCAACACCAAGCCCAAGCGCCTGAGCAGCCGCGCCGCCGTGGATGAAATCAAGGAGTCGTTCGGCAAAGCCTCTACCTACAGCAGCACGCTGCCCTCGTCGGCCGGTAAATAAGCGGCATTGTTTTAACAGAACCCAAAACGCCTTCCCGTTCGCTGGAAGGCGTTTTTTCTTTGTAGTAGGTTCTGCCTTCGGTTTGCGGCGCTGGCCGGCGGCATTCGTTGGGCAAACTCTTTCCCCGGGCTTGGGGTTACTTGCCGCACTTCGGCTCTTGTTGCCGACCTTTGCTCCCGCATGGCTTCTACTCTTACCGACGGTCTGAATTTCCTGAGCAAGCTCACCCCGCGCCGGGCCCTGAACACGGCCCAGGTGGTAGGTGGCTACGCCCTGAGCAAGCTCACGGGCCGGGCCCGGCACTGGGGTTTGCCCCTGGCCCTGAGCTTCGAGCCCACCACCAGCTGCAACCTGCGCTGCCCGGAGTGCCCCAGCGGCCTGCGCAGCTTCACGCGGCCCACCGGCATGCTGCCCGACGAGCTCTTCAAACGCACCATTGACGAGCTGCACCAACGCCTGTGGTACCTGATTTTCTACTTCCAGGGCGAACCATACCTGCACCCCAACTTCCTGGACCTGGTAAAGTACGCCGCCGACAAGGGCATTTACACCGCCACCAGTACCAACGCCCACTACCTCAACGACCACAACGCCCGGCGCACGGTGGAGTCGGGCCTCGACCGGCTCATTATTTCCCTCGACGGCACCACCCAGGAAGTGTACCAGCAGTACCGGGTGGGCGGCAAGCTGGACAAAGTGCTGGAAGGCACCAAGAATATTGTCAAGTGGCGTAAAGAGTTGAAATCCAGCACGCCGCGCATCATCTTCCAGTTTCTGGTGGTACGGCCCAACGAGCACCAGATTGAGGATGCCAAGCAACTGGCCAAGGACCTGGGCGTGGACGACGTGTGGTTTAAAACGGCCCAGATCTACGACTACGAACAAGGCTCCCCGCTCATTCCCACCATCGACTACTACTCGCGCTACGAGAACAACAACGGCACCTGGAGCATCAAGAACAAGCTCCTGGACCACTGCTGGAAGATGTGGCACAGCTGCGTTATCACCTGGGACGGTCTGGTGGTACCCTGCTGCTTCGACAAAGACGCCGAGTACCGCCAGGGGGACCTCAAAACCGAAACCTTCCGCCAGCTCTGGCACGGCCCCAAGTACCAACAGTTTCGCGCCTCCCTGCTCAAAGGCCGGGACCAGATAGAAATGTGCCGCAACTGCACCGAAGGCACCAAAGTGTGGGGGTAGCGGTGAATGAGTGAGTTGTCGTTCGATGGCGCCTGTCCTTGTGAGACGCAGATGCAGTAACCCGTCCTCTGAAATATGCTGCGGTTGATAATGTGAAAAGCCCTTTCCCACATGCGTAGGAAAGGGCTTTCTTGTAAAAGAGCGTTGGTCACTACCAGATGAAAGATTGACGCCGCTTAATGCGTGGATGTCCTCCGTACTCGCAAGGACAGGTGCCACTGAACGACAACTCACTCAATCACCGCTATTCCGCCCACGGGTACATATCCGGGGGCGTGTGTTGGGCTACTTCGGTGGGCAGGGGGTGGAGGGCCTGGGTGTGGTCAATGAACAGGAAGGCGTCGTAGCGCTCAGCCATGAGGGAGGGCACGTAGTTGCCGAACTGCTCAAACTCGGGGCGGTAGACCACGCCGATGGCCCGGTGGCCGAAGGTTTGCTTCAGGGCAGCTGTGCCTTTGAGTTCCGGGGAAAGCAGCAGGGCGTTTTCGCCTTGTAGCTGGTTGTGCAGCAGCTCTTCCCAGGAGCCGCGGATGGCGCGCGGCACGGGCATTACCTCCCAGGGCGCCCCCCACTTTTTGCCCGCAATAACGCTGCCCTGGTAAGAGCCGAAACCGACGGCAAACACCTGGTTCCGGCCGTACATCTGCCGGGCCAGCTGCCCGATGTTCACGGTGTTGTCGCGGGCCATGTCGGTGTAGCGGGCGTCGCCGATATGGGTGTTGTGCTCCCAGATAATAGCCTTGCTGTCGGGGCCGTGCAGGTCGAGCAGGCGGGTAAGGGTTTCCATCATGTGGCCGTCGCGCACGTTCCAGGAGGCGGGGCCGCCGCTAATCATGGCCCGGTAGTAGCGCTCGGCATTCACGGCCACCAGGGCGTTTTGCTCGGCGGCAAAGGCAGTTTCCCGCTCCAGCCCGGCCGGCGGGGTACTCGTGCGCAGCTGCCGCCGTAGGCTTTGCAGCATGTGGGTCACCTCGTCCTCGCAGTCATCCGACACGAAAGCCACGTGCTGGGCGTACTCCTGGGGGTCGTCGCCGTAGGGCTCGAAGCACTTAAAGGCCTGGTGAGCCGCGGCCACGGCCCCGTCGCCCTGCTTATTCACGAAGTGTAGAATTTCCTGCAGCGACTCCCAGAGGCTGTATACGTCGAGGCCGTAGAAGCCCACCCGCTCGGGCAGGGGCCGCTGCTGGTTGTGGCGGTGCAGCCAGTCGATGAGGGCCGCTATTTCCCAGTTGCCCCACATCCAGGTCGGCCAGCGGTTAAAGGTTTGCAGCAGCCGGGCCGCGCTGCCGTACTCCGGCTGGTCCTGCTTGATGGCGCAGTTCACCTCGAAGCAGTCGGGCCAGTCGCCTTCCACGGCCATAAACTGGAAGCCTTTCTCCTGAATCAGGCGCTTGGTCAGGGCCGTGCGCCAGGTATAGTACTCGTGGGTGCCGTGGGAAGCTTCGCCGAGCAGCACGATACGAGCGTCGCCGATGGCCGCCATAAGCGGGTCGAGGTCGGCGGCAGAGCGGAGCGGGTGGGTGGGGAGGGAGGAAGTCTTCACGGTTCAGGTTGGGTGGGGTGAAAACGCAAAAACGCGCCTTGGCTGGGCCAAAGCGCGCTCCGTTGAGCTTAAAGGGGGTAAGCGCAACGCTTACTTATGGGCTTTCTTCAGGTTCTTGCCCAGGTCCTCCACTTTCTGGAGAAACGCGTCGGTATCGGCGTCGGCGTAGGTACCGTAGGCGTTGGAAATCGTGCCCCGGACCCCATCAACGCACTCAATGGCGTAGAGAATCGACATGTCGTCGGGGTCACTCTCGCCTTCGAAGCGGTAAAAATCCACGATGGTTACTTCCTCGGGAGCGTAGCTTCTCTTGGATTCATTATTAATCGTTTCCAACCGACCGGCTCGCACGTCGAAATCCTGCGTGAAGCCATCGGCGCTAAGCTTTTTCTCAACATTTATCAGGGAGCGTTCTTCTTCTTTGTCTTGCATGGTCGTAGGGGTTCAGGTTGGTAGGGCAGCGTTTGGTGAGTGGAAGGGAGCCGAAAAACGAAGCCCCCGTGCCCGCTATACGCAGCGGGCACGGGGGCAGGTTGTCCGAAGTTGAGCAGTACGGGGCTCCTTACCGGGCCGCAGCCTGGGTTGTCGCCTTTTCAATGGTCCGCTGCAGGCGGTCCACATCAATAGTGGAGCAGGCGCCGCCGCAGCCCTTGGCGCAGCCGCTGGCCGTTTTGACGAAGAAGGCTCGCCAGAAAATACGGCCGACGTAGAACGTAGCGGCCAAGAAGAGCAGGGCAATGATGAGGTATTGCAGATTCATAACAGGCACAAAACTACGGAGAAGCGGGAAAAGTTTGAGTCTAATATGCTAATGTGGGGAATGGGCTCAGGTGCTAATGTGATTAATGTGCAGAATGTGGGGTGAATGTGTCCTTGCGAGCTTGCGAAGCAACCCGTCTGCTGAAATGCGCCAAGTATCCTTACGTGAAAAGCCCTTTCCCACGCATGCAGGAAAGGGCTTTCTGGTAAAAGGGCAGGTCGTACTGCGCAGAGGACGGATGGCCACGGCTGCGCCTCGCAAGGACAGACGATTAGCACATCAGCACATTCCTCCCCATTCGCACCTTAACGCCAGAACTCCCCAATGGTCTGCTGCATTTCTTTGTGGACGCGGCCGTTGCTGGCTACTACCTGACGGCCGAAGAGGGGGTCACCGTCTTGCAGGAACTGGGTGACTTTGCCGCCGGCTTCGCGCACGAGCAGGATGCCGGCGGCCACGTCGTAGGAGTTGAGGTTGAACTCGAAGAAGCCCTCGAAGCGGCCGGCGGCCACCCAGGCCAGGTCGGCGGCGGCCGAGCCTACCCGGCGCACCCCGTGGGAGCGTTGCATAAAGGCCCCCAGAATTTGGAGGTAGTCCTGGAGCTGGCCGAACTGGGTGTAGGGAAAACCGGTGGCAATCAGGCTCTGGCCCAGCGTGGCGGCGTCGGAGACGCGGATGGGCCGCTCGTTGCAGAAGGCCCCGCCCCCGCGCACGGCCCGGAAGGTTTCGTCCCGGGTTACTTCATATACTACGCCGGCGGCCAGCTCCCCTCCGTGCAGCAAGCCCACGCTCACGCAGTAGCAGGGCAAGCCGTGGATGAAGTTGGTGGTGCCGTCGAGCGGGTCGATAATCCAGGTGTACTCGGTATCAGCGCTGGTGGCCAGGCTGTTGCCGCCGGTGGTGCCTTCCTCGGTGATAAAGCCCGCCGCGGGCAGCAGCTCCCGCAGCCCGGCCACGAGCAGGCGCTCCGCTTCCTGGTCGACGTACGACACCAGGTCGTGCACGCCCTTGGTTTCGACGCGGCTGCGGTCGAAAGAGGCGGCTTCCTGGCGAATAAACTGGCCGGCGCGGCGGCATACTTCGGCCAGGCCGAGGCTGAGTTGGGTGAGGTCGGTCATGAGCAGGAATACTGCGGCGCGGGCGCCGGGTTGCAAAAGCGGGGTTAGAGCGTGGCCCGCAGCTGGAGCAGGAGCAGGGCAGTGTAGGCCACGGAAACGATAATAATGGCCCGGCGCAAGGTGCGGCCCGTGGTAGAGCGCCAAGCTTCATCCACTTGCTGCCGGGGCTTGCCGAGCACGGTTTTGCCTTCCGTCAGGCGGTAAAACCAGAGCATGATGGTATAGAAAATCAGCGGCAGCAGCCACGGGGGCACAAGTTCCATAGGGTCAGTTGAGGATAGCCGGACTTTATCAGGTCGGTCGGCGCGGGGGGCGCGAACTACAAAGCTCGCGCTACAGCTTGCTCAGCCGCGGCGGGCTGGCCGGCAAAGCGCCGGTTCAGGCCCCTAATCAGGGTGCCGAGCAGTAGCAGCACGGCCAGCACCTGCATGCCGGGGCCCAGCAGCTCGCCGTGGCGCACGTAGAAGGTCAGCTCCTCGTTGAGGCGCACGGTATAGCGGCGGCCGGCCTGAATCCACCAGCCGGTCTGGGTTTGGATGCGGCCCTTCTGGTCGATAAAGGCGGAAATGCCGGTGTTGGCCGAGCGGGCAATGTCGCGGCGGGTTTCGATGGCCCGCAGCGTGGCGTACTGCAGGTGCTGGTTGTGGCCGGGTGAGTCGCTCCACCACCCGTCGTTGGTGATGATGCCAATCAGCGTGGCCCCGTTCTGAATGTACTGGTTCACAAAGTCGCCGTACACCGATTCATAGCAAATCACCGGGGCCACGCGCAACGTGGAGTCGGCGGCGGCCATGCGGTACACGGTGCGCTCCTTTTGGCTGCCCAGGCCGCCGGCCGTGCCGCCCAGGTCGATGGTGGCGGCCTTCACCCAGTTGGGCACGCCTTCTACCCCCGGCACCAGCCTCGACTTATGGTAGAACCCGGCCCGGCCCGTGGCGCTGGGGAAGTGCACGGCCGTGTTGAAGAAGTCGTAGTAGCCCAGGTCGTCGCGGAAGCGGGCCGTTTCGCTGGCCGTTTCCTTGCTGGGGTAGGCCACCACGCTGGTCACGCCCGTAATGAGCTCCAGCCCCGGGTGCATACTCAGGAATTGCCGCACGCGCTGCACCTTGGGGTAGCTTTCGAAGTTGGCTTCCCAGTAGGGCTCGTCCAGGGCCGTTTCGGGCCAGAGCACCAGCCGCGTCTGGGGCGACAGCTGCTTCTCGGTGAGCTGAATCAGGCGGGTGAGCTGCTCGTCGTAGGAAATGAAGTTGGCCGTGCCCTCAAACTTCTCCTGGAAGGGGTCCACGTTGGGCTGAATCACCAGCACTTCCACCGGCTTGCCTTTTTCCTGGTAGGTGCTGCCAACCAGCAACGAGAGGCCGATGGGCAGCACCGTGGCCAGCAGCGGCGCAGCCCAGCGGCGCAGAGGTGCGGCAGGTGCGGAGCTTTCGGTTTTGGAGCCCAACCCAAACAGGGCTTTGAACACCAGAATATTGACCACCCAAATCCAGAGCGAGCCGCCCAGAAAGCCGGTGTACTCATACCACTGAATCAGCTGGTTGGCCTGGGCAAAGCCGTTGCCCAGCGTAAGCCAGGGCCAGGTGAAGTCCCAGTGCAGGTGGAGCTGCTCGAAGGCAATCCAGTAGATGGGCAAGGAAATATAGCCCAGCACCGGGCCCGCCAGCCGCTTAGTGTGGTAAAAGGCCATGGTGGGCAAACACATCAGCAAGGCGTTGAGCACCACGGCCGTGACGCCGCCGCCCACCGTGCTGTAGCTCACCCAGTAGGTCACAAACAAATTCCAGAGCACCAGCGTGAGGTAGGTGTAGCGAAACACCTTCCAGCCGCTGCTGCCCCGCTGCACCAGCACCTGCTCCAGGCGCAGGTAGGGCACCCAGGCCACCAGCAGGAGCAGGGCCAGGGGCGCAGGGTGCACCGGCCAGCCTACCCATAACAATGCCGCGGTGAGGAAAGCCAGCCCCGCCGGCCCCCACTTGCTATTCCCGATTTCCTTGAACGACGACAACGATTTCTCCTTTAATGGCTGCACGACCCGCAAAATCGGCCGCCAGCTCAGCCAGCGTCCCGTTCACGGTTTCTTCAAATAACTTGGTCAGCTCCCGGCTTACCGAGGCCAGCCGCTCGGGCCCGAAGGCCTCGGCCAGCTGCTCCAGGGTCTTGACGATGCGGTGGGGCGACTCGTAAAAAATCATGGTGCGCTGCTCCTGCTGTAGCTCCCGGATGCGGGTTTGCCGGCCTTTCTTGACCGGCAGAAAGCCCTCAAACGTGAACCGCTCCGCCCCGAAGCCCGATTTGAGCAACGCCGGCACGAAGGCCGTGGCCCCGGGCAAACACTCCACTTTCAGCCCTTTAGCCAGGCACTCGCGCACCAACAAAAACCCGGGGTCGGAAATTCCGGGCGTACCCGCATCCGACACCAAGGCCATCTTCTCGCCCTTCTCCAGGCGGTCCAGCACCCGCTGCACGGTCTGGTGCTCGTTGTGCAGATGGTAGCTCAGCATGGGCTTTTTCAAACCCAAATGCTGCATCAGCCGGCCGCTGGTGCGGGTGTCTTCGGCCAGCACCACATCCACTTCGCCCAGAATTCGGATGGCCCGCAGGGTGATATCCTCCAGGTTGCCGATGGGCGTGGGCACGAGGTACAGAACGGTAGGCGTTTCAGACGAGTCAGACATAGAGGCAAAGGTAACACGCGGCGTCACTCCTGGCGGAAGCTTACTAGCCCAGCCACTTTCACTACCTCCTCCGTGCTAGATATGCATATGGAAGGTATAGATACATAGTAAGGCAAACTCGATAGGTTGACGAAACTGATAGATATATCCTCATGCTTCATATATCTACAGCGAGGCTCCATATATTCATCGAAGAGCTTCTTATATCTACCGAAGCGGCTTTTCTATCCATCAAAGAGGTCTTTATATGCACCGAAGAGGTTGCACTATGCATCGCAAGGATATTTCTATGCATCGAAGAGGACCTTCTATTCATCGAAGAGAAACTTCTATTCATCGAAGGGAAATTTCTATTCATTGAAGAGATATATCTATCCATTGAAGATAACTTTCTATACACAGACAAGAAGTTTCGATACAGAGATGCCCTTTCTCGATACTCGTTAGCCCACCCCGTAGCGGGCGGCTGCGGCGTCGATGGCGGCGGCCAGGCGGTGGTCCCGCTTGGTGACGGTGTTGCCCGCGTCGTGGGTGCGCAGACGAAATTCCACCCGGCCGTACTCGTTGGCCCACCAGGGGTGATGGTCGAGGCGCTCGGCTTCGGCGGCCACTTCGCTCATAAAGGCCCAGGCCGTTTTGAAATCGGCGAATTGAAAGCTGCGGCAGAGGCTGTTGTCCTGTTCGGTCCACGTAGTTTCAGCGAGACGGTGCATTTTGGCCTGTTCCCAGCTAAGGCCAACCCATTCTGGTATCCGCCGAGGGGATGTTAAAGGCACATCTATCTGAATTGCTCCACCCAGCTGCTCTAATACGAATATAGCTGTAAGCCCTAGGTATCTAACGTTACCCTCTGTTGAGTTAAAAGCCGTGACATAATAACTGCGCTTTTTTATGTCCAAATCCAGGTCAATATGACGCCCTATTTCCTTGCTACTTAGAATAAATGTTTCTGGGTCAAAGCTTAATTCATGCCCTACGACACTACTGATTCTGCTGATAACAGTATCAAAAGCGGGTGGTACTGCCGGAAATTTTAGCGTGACATGGCTCAGCATAGGATGTTTTTATGATGTCTATTTGATTTCAGGTATATGATCTGAACCAGTCAGCAGGTCGCGCACTTGCATTAGGGCAAAGCCCAGCAGGTTAAGCCCACGCCATGTAGCTGGGTTGGCAGCGGCGGCGTGGTCCTGGGCCAGGCCAATACCCCAGATGGCGTCCACGGGGCTGGCCTCGACCAGCACTTGCTGGCCGGTGTTCAGCAGAAACTCCCGCAGCGCGGGGTGTTGGCTGAACTTGGCCGCGTTGGCGCGCACCACAATGTCGAAGCGGGCGGCCAGCCAGGCGGCCTCCTCGAAGTTCTGGATTTGCCGGCCCAGCTTTTTGGCGTCGTTGGGACTCTTGGCGGCCAGAATAGCGGCCCGGGTAGCTTCGTCCTGAAAGAGCCGGGCTTTTTCGGCCATCATGTAGTGCTCGGCCGTGGGGTAGCTGTGGCCTTCCAGCTCGAAAGCGGCCGGGTACCACTGGCTGAAGCACTCCTTGCCCACGGCACCCGGCTTGGGCGTGTGGCCCCAAAAATAGAGGTACTCGAACGACTGCCCGGCGGCCAGGGCGGCGCGGAGGGAATCCAGGGAATAAATAGGGGCGGAGGAAGCGGAGTTCGTCATAGCAGGCGCAGTTTACGGCCTTTCCCGCAACCGCCCAGCAAAACCCTATTCCGCAAAACCTAGTACACTTCCCTACCACCCTATCAACCTAACCCCCAACCGACCCCCATGGCTATTAACCCAAATAACCGCCCTGTGCGGGTGATAAACGACGACACGACCAACGAGGAGTTTCAGGCCGGCCACATCATTCCCGACGCGGATCCGCCCAAGAACGAAGCCGC includes the following:
- a CDS encoding inositol monophosphatase family protein, with the translated sequence MTDLTQLSLGLAEVCRRAGQFIRQEAASFDRSRVETKGVHDLVSYVDQEAERLLVAGLRELLPAAGFITEEGTTGGNSLATSADTEYTWIIDPLDGTTNFIHGLPCYCVSVGLLHGGELAAGVVYEVTRDETFRAVRGGGAFCNERPIRVSDAATLGQSLIATGFPYTQFGQLQDYLQILGAFMQRSHGVRRVGSAAADLAWVAAGRFEGFFEFNLNSYDVAAGILLVREAGGKVTQFLQDGDPLFGRQVVASNGRVHKEMQQTIGEFWR
- a CDS encoding TlpA family protein disulfide reductase, which encodes MAYSFRSCIPSLLVGALLSLPLLGRAQGTVMLTGKISNKTNDTVAVSVRESPLDPKEQITYAKVDNRGEFRLAVTVNGPTKADLVYGDDVASLFLEPGNAMEIRFKGKDLSSSVSFKGKGAEANTYLAELDERFVENDGFQVLPDNINLYEAPFLSFLDYRRKEEKKFFDNYAQDNQLSPAFKEYAKAEIDYSYANDRLTFQDLREQVVATEGRLKMTPTYYDFLNDKALVNNPAALQNEQYQEFLINYVHHLAVASNHQRSDPDFYQVCYDMAKNQLTDPVRAIIMGRVLQESFRFGHVKQSAAMLQNYRSIDTKNEYYPVLQHDFETHKAFAIGAPAPDFKLISSTGDSVSLHSLRGKLVYINFWRTTSGLSLRDLPYAAELAKKFDGKPIVFLNVALDENEPAWKQLVIGKKLAGTHVRAAGGMRSAIARAYAIQDVPAYFLLAEDGTFLNTKPKRLSSRAAVDEIKESFGKASTYSSTLPSSAGK
- a CDS encoding erythromycin esterase family protein gives rise to the protein MKTSSLPTHPLRSAADLDPLMAAIGDARIVLLGEASHGTHEYYTWRTALTKRLIQEKGFQFMAVEGDWPDCFEVNCAIKQDQPEYGSAARLLQTFNRWPTWMWGNWEIAALIDWLHRHNQQRPLPERVGFYGLDVYSLWESLQEILHFVNKQGDGAVAAAHQAFKCFEPYGDDPQEYAQHVAFVSDDCEDEVTHMLQSLRRQLRTSTPPAGLERETAFAAEQNALVAVNAERYYRAMISGGPASWNVRDGHMMETLTRLLDLHGPDSKAIIWEHNTHIGDARYTDMARDNTVNIGQLARQMYGRNQVFAVGFGSYQGSVIAGKKWGAPWEVMPVPRAIRGSWEELLHNQLQGENALLLSPELKGTAALKQTFGHRAIGVVYRPEFEQFGNYVPSLMAERYDAFLFIDHTQALHPLPTEVAQHTPPDMYPWAE
- a CDS encoding FeoB-associated Cys-rich membrane protein; its protein translation is MNLQYLIIALLFLAATFYVGRIFWRAFFVKTASGCAKGCGGACSTIDVDRLQRTIEKATTQAAAR
- a CDS encoding SPASM domain-containing protein, with the translated sequence MASTLTDGLNFLSKLTPRRALNTAQVVGGYALSKLTGRARHWGLPLALSFEPTTSCNLRCPECPSGLRSFTRPTGMLPDELFKRTIDELHQRLWYLIFYFQGEPYLHPNFLDLVKYAADKGIYTATSTNAHYLNDHNARRTVESGLDRLIISLDGTTQEVYQQYRVGGKLDKVLEGTKNIVKWRKELKSSTPRIIFQFLVVRPNEHQIEDAKQLAKDLGVDDVWFKTAQIYDYEQGSPLIPTIDYYSRYENNNGTWSIKNKLLDHCWKMWHSCVITWDGLVVPCCFDKDAEYRQGDLKTETFRQLWHGPKYQQFRASLLKGRDQIEMCRNCTEGTKVWG
- the radA gene encoding DNA repair protein RadA, with translation MAKLKTLYFCQKCGAQSAKWIGRCPSCGEWNTYVEEVIQKDDTQAAGSWKPPTASPGGKTVSKPRPIGEIHYEEESRFDTNDGELNRVLGGGLVPGSLVLIGGEPGIGKSTLMLQIAMSLQQMKVLYISGEESEQQIKMRAERLGPQHPQCYILTETNTQNIFKQIDQLQPNVVIVDSIQTLHSGLVESGAGSVSQVRECTAELLKFAKETGVPVLIIGHITKDGSIAGPKILEHMVDTVLQFEGDRHLSYRILRTTKNRFGSTSELGIYEMQGTGLRQVSNPSEILLSQRTESLSGMAIGATLEGNRPLLVEVQALVTPATYGTPQRSATGFDAKRLNMLLAVLEKRSGLRLGQHDVFLNIAGGLRLDDPALDVAVCAAVVSSLNDLPIPGNVCLAAEVGLSGEIRAVSRLDQRLSEAEKLGFREMYISQFNARGLDLARYGIRAQPVGRLDEVLSGLFG